Genomic window (Equus asinus isolate D_3611 breed Donkey chromosome 8, EquAss-T2T_v2, whole genome shotgun sequence):
AACTacgatataaaactatgtactggggggctttggggagaaaaagaagaggaagataaaaggaaaccaaaggaaagattggcaacagatgtcagctcaggtgccaatcttaaaaaaaaaaagcaagatttaaTTTTTGTAAGAAAACAGCCCAATTGTACAAAGACATTTTACCCAGATCCCAAGAAGAATTCAAGATCCCTTTTTCACTGTGGTAGCAAAATTTCGGCCCTTTCATTAGTTTTCTAGGGcggccgtaacaaagtaccacagactaagtggcttaaacgATAGGAATTAATTTTctcgcaattctggaggctagaagtccgagatcaaagggtcagcagggttgatttcttctgagatcTCTCTTCTtggtttgtagatggccatctccctgtgtcttcacatggtctcccctctgtgtgtgtctgtgtctaatCTCCTCtgtttataaggacaccagtcatattggattatggCCCACGCTAATAACCTCCTGTTAATTTAATTAGCTctataaagaccctatctccaactACAGTCACAAGGTACTGGggtttaggatttcaacatataaactGGGGGAGAAGGGGGACATAATTCGGCCTATAACAGTCCCTATGACCTTTGCCCCCGGATCACACCTGTGAAGATAGCAAAAGGGActgtgcagatgtaattaagataaaGGAtctaaagagaaagagattttcctggattatctgggtgggcctaaGCTAATCACACGAGCCGGTAAAAGAAAACTTTCTCCAGCTCGAGGCAGAAGAGGCGCAGCAGAAGGAGTCCGAGAGATTCTAGGCATGGGAGGGATTTGGTGCACCGTTGTTGGCTCTGTGATCCCGGGGCAAGGACCAGAGGGAGGCCTCTAGGAGCAAAGGGTGGCTCTCGGCTAACATCCAGCaagaaatggggacctcagtcccaCAACTGCGAGGAACCGAACTTGGCCAATACCCTGAAGGAATCTGGAAGCGTGGTCTTCCCCAGAGTCTTCTGATAAGAACCCATCCAGCCAATGATGCCTCGATGTCTGCCATGTGAAACCTAAGCAGAGAAACCAGTTGAGTCTTGAGGCACCCAGGCCTTCTGAactacagaactgtgagagaataaatttgtgttgttttaagcaactaattttgtggtaatttgttacagcagcaatagaaaacaaactaACAACCAACGGAAGAGTTACCAGATTAAGGAAAAGTACTAGAAATTAAATCTACAGGTGCTTTTAACTTAGAATGagccaaataataaaatgaatcagATAGCGGCCAGCCCCGTGGACgggtggttaagtgcacatgctccgcttcggtggcccagggttcggatcctgggcgctgacgtggcaacgctcatcaagccatgctgaggtggcgtcccacatgccacaactagaaggacccacagctaaaaagatacaactatgtaccaaggggctttggggagaaaaaggaaaaataaaatctttaaaaaaaaaaagaattagataaaGTTACTAGTAAAATTGGAGGTTACTTGGGAGATGAATCAGGGCTTCTTCAAAGTCCTGTTGAAGCACCAGAAAGTTAGCAGAATCACCTCCCAGTGGCAGGGACGGACCATTTAGGGCAAGTTGGAGCTAAACTCTGAAATGTTGTCAGTAACTGTGAACAATTCCTCTCCTGACAAGTAAAAATCAACATCTGTGAGTCTAAATGCATAAACAGTACAAAAgcgccccccacacacacactgtcaacaaggaaacaaatatatacaattcAGCTATACTTATAAGATTGTTGTGAAactctaacacagtgcctggaacaaagTAAGCTTTTAGTAAATGTTTAATAtcgatattattattatctcatttcattgaCTGGTATATTCccaaaaagcaaatattttaatttgaaaaattaaagcatAATTTTTTATTGACTTAGCATACAACTTGAGAGAGATATAAtcctatagaaaaaaaaaagccaatactaagattttaaaaatcacaaataagaaTGTAGAAAAACTATTAACAATAATGTTTTTATGTTATAGAAAATGTCACATCTGCTTTATCAAGTGCGATAAAGAGACTTCTAAAACAAGAGTCTCAAACCTCATGGCCTTCCGGGGCcaggcaaggaaaataaatggaTGAGGTTGGGGCATAAAGATaatagggagtggtggagacTGTAGCAACAGAACGGTATCCACCTTACCTGAAAGCATTTTAATTCAAATTCCTTTAAAAGACTGTGCTGTTCAAACAAAACATGTTTGAGAGCCATGTTGTGATTTTTTTGCTCCCTGCATTTCCTAATCTGTTCTTCTTTCCCAGGTTAAAGACCATTGCCTCCTCTTGGGCCAATCAAGAGTATACACTTAGAGGTTTCactgaggaggagggaagaagacagggaggaaaaggaaagaaaggagagaagctgggagaaaaaggagagaggaatgtAATGGCCCTGAGAATACTGAGAACAGATGACTAAGATGAGAGACAGTGGGGGAAGAATTGCCAGATTTCTCAAGGGTCTGCTCTAATCAAGGCCCTCCTCTGGCGGAGGCCCTCTGTTAGGAACTGTGGGATGGACGGAGTTTCTGGGCTCCCTGAGCTGACAAATGTCTGAGGCAGACAAGGCACAAGGGGGTTGAGTGTTAAGAttggttttggagtcagacagatagGAGTTCAAATCCGGATTTTGCCACTGACCAGGTATACAGGCTTAGGCAAAATTAATTAACTTCTCAAACTCTCCTGTCCTCATTAGTAGCCCTTAGGATGATTATTattagtataaaatatttaaatagcaatttaaaacaatataaaagatGTCACAAGACAGTACGTGATTTATTACCAAATTAATTGGAAAGACGATAGTGACCCTGGGATTAAAAGGAATCATCTCTTTGTAAGGAGATGGTGATTAGAACCACAGACTCAGTGAGACAAACATATAGACAGGGAGAACCTGCTGGTTTCTTCAAAAGAGCAAAGTCAAGAGAGGTGCTAGATCCCAGTGGATCGCTAGTCCTCACTGGGCTTAGCTTCCATGTAGTGAAGTTTAGATATATTACGGTACAGGCTAAGTTATTgtaacaaaaaaaaccccaaaggcAATGACTTATTTTGGATAGTTTATTTCTCTCAAGTAACAGTGATCCATAGCTGATAGGGCGTTTACCACATTCAATAAGGGCCTCCAAGTCTGGGTCAAAGATCAGTTCTGATCACGGCCAAGAATcaggaagcaggaaaaggagaaggTGAGAACCCTCCTAATCTTTTTACGAGCAAGACTGTAAAGTGgcacacatcacttccactcacattccaGTGGTCACCTGGCCGTATaaagctgcaagggaagctgggaaatgtagtcatTAGCCCAGTGGCCATGTATCTAGctaaaatgaaaagtaagaagagagaaatggatgTTGGGGGACAATTAAAAGTCTTTGCTGTAGATAGACCAGTGGGAACCCAAAAATTGTATGAGATTTTTTAGGAATAGAAAGTGGAAGTCTGCTGTATGTTTCAGGTGGCTGGGAGTGGTGAACAGTGCAGGGCCAATTATGCCACAGGGACCTTTGGTGTGAGACTAGATTACACGTCTTTTTCTACCCTAGTTTTTCCTTAGGGAACTCAGGTGTACCAAATTGGATTACTCATAATCTTATGTCATAGAAAACAGTTATTATTAATACAATGCGTGGCCCACTTTTGTTTactaatttgtttgttttttgtactGTATTGAGCACTTCTGACTGCCCTCATTCAACCCAAGAAATAGAAGATTAACCAtgatacacatttatttatatgcCTTTTCCTTATCCTTGAACCCCTGTACTTCAGGGGTAACCACTATCCcaaattttgtgtttattattccCTTATgtcttaaacaaaattttatccaTATGTATATGTAGGCcaaacaatatattatttaattttagttgtttttgaattttataaaaaggTTACCATACTGCGTGCTCTTGATCTTGAGAAATATATTAGCTGACTATAGAATCCTAGGTTGGCAGCtattttctttcagcaaattTGTAGTTCTACTGGATTTTGATTTCCTTTAGAAGCCTAACTGTGCTCTTGTGAATAAAAGGAGCTTCAGCTGCTTTGGAGATTTTCTGTCAGTATTTAGTGTACGACAGCTTACGTACCATATGTCCAGGTgtggatttccttttatttatcctgctAATGATCAGTTAGGTTTCCTGAATCTGTGGGTGGTGTTTTTCTTCTGTTGTGCAAATCCTTAgctattatctcttcaaatacgCCACcctattttctctgctttctccttccttctcactctctctctgaaTCAGGACATTTTATTAGATATTTCATGTCTCTTCTTAtccacattttccatctttttatctctGCTACATTCTGGATAATTTCTCCTGACTTATGTTCTGGTTAACTAATTATCGTTTCATCTGTGTCCAATCTTACCAAATATGcccactgaattttaaatttcaggtattgagtttttcatctctagaaattctgtttggttctctcaaatctgctaGGTTATTTTCTATGGTTTCctatttatacacatattttcaatattatattttatttatttaaatgtagtaattaaggaaattctgacacatgctatagaatggatgaaccttgaggacattatgttaaatgaaataagccagttacaaatagacaaatactgtatgattccactttacTATGTTGGATATATCATATCCAGATATATATCATATCCAGCATagtaaaattcatagaaacagaaaatggaatggtggttgctagaggtTGGGGTGAAGGGGGAATAAGGAGTTTTTGTTTAaagggtatagagtttcagttttgtaaggtGAAAATTTCTGGAGATTGACCATACAACAGTAAATATAGTTAAAagtattgaactgtacacttaaaaatggttaagatggtaaattttatgttattttgtattttaccacaattaaaaaataatgcaaaaaaatgTAGTAATCATAACTGTTTCCTAATCTGGTATTTTCGCAGTTCTATTTCTGCTGTCTCTTATTTCTGCTGGTTCTCACATACCGTGCCTTGTTTCTCATGTGTTCAGTTATTTTTTACCATGTAGTAGTCATTGTCCCTGAAAAATTACTGATGGAGATTCTCTGAGGACCAGCACCAAGAGGCATTCCTCCAGAGAGGATCTGAGGATCTAAGGTCTGCCAGGTACTTAGAGACACTTTCAGTTTAAGACTACTTTCAACTAGATTTATGACTTAAGAGTTTTTTTTGAATACTTCATGTAATTTAGGCTACAAATCCACAAAAAAGCCAGCTATGATTACAATGCCTCAGGGAGAGTTTTCTCCCCATGCGTTCAGCGTAGTACTAAGTTAACTTTCCCTGGAATCTCTTGGGACAAAGGTGAGATTTACTTCGGGTTCACTTTTACTCTAATCATAGCTCTTTGGGGAGCTACAGCTAATATAGGGAAGGCCTTGTCATAAACTCCCCACCTGGGTGGCCCCTGAGGTTTGATTTTATTATTCCTTACCCTGCAGAGCTCTCGTAATGAAATTCAAGTTTGCCTAGATTGACAAATACCCTCAGAGCAAAACTGACTTCCATGCTTGCGTACCTGTTGCAGTTCCTGAACTCCAGTAGACTTTGGCCTTCTACCTCCTACCTTGTCAGCACTTCTGTGCTGCTGAGactattttaaaactgttttatacagcattttagttgtttttagtGGCAAGTCGGCCCCAATAACTTAACCAATCAGAAGTCCCTCtactttctttatttccttctcattgatttctgctcttctaTTTagttttttcctcctattttctgtTGTTCTTATTGATGGGTTTTCCCCCCTAACTTCTTGAGTTGAACACTTAGCTCattattgccttttcttttctatcaTAAGGCTATGCTATCCAAAGcctctaaatttcttttaaagcacCCCTTTCATTGTATTCCTTAAGTTTTGATATGTGGTGGTAGAGTGATTACTCAAAGCCAGTTGGTGCACACCAACAGTTTTCATCAACTCCTCACCCCAGCAGGGCTATTGTCCTGCCCTGACTTTTCTCCTAAGACACCTGCACTCAAGATCTGACAAAGTGCAGCCCATTTTCCCCATCGGGGGCAGCAATGGTTGCCCAGGGCAATGCTAAGAAAGATAAGAGCATAATTTAAACTACATTTTCTACTTGGTGTTTTCTAACCCCAGCTACATATAAAAATCActagaaagttttgaaaaatactgatgtCTGAGTCCCACCCAGAGAATGTTCTGATTGGTCTAGCATAGGGATTGGGCATGCGTGATTCTAATGTGGAGCCAGGGCTAAGAACCAGTTGTCTAATTTATCTGCTCACCGCCACCAGCCCCAGACTgcattctccctcctccccactcacaCTCCCAATCAATTTTAAACAGTCTTCCCAAAGCTCTTATTTCCtggtttccatctctctctctgttgtttCTCCAGGGTGAATTTGGGGAAGGAGGCAGAAACCCTGGTAATTTAAGACATTGGCAGGAACTAGAATTCTCCCTCATACTGTTTGTATTCACAGGAGTTCTCAGCATGAGACAGCAGCACTGGTGGGGGATGACTGCCAAAATGGGCACCGTGTTATCAGGGGTCTTTACCATCGTGGCCACCGACATGTACCTCATCTTCGAACAGAAGCACTTAAGGAGCAGCAATTGCACTGAGATTAACACACGGCCCAAGAGTAACATTATGCTGATAAATCAGTTCATCATCTGCCGGAGTTTCAATATTGTCTTCTTCCTATCTTCCATCACCATCATGGTCAGTTGCTTGCTCCTGTACTCCATATATGCCCAGATGTACAGAGGCTTGGTGACCTACGCCATCTGGATTCTTTTCTATGAAATTGCAAGCATTGTAATACAATTCTTCACTGACAATGACTCTAGCATTGCAGAGGTCAGATTCATACGTTGGTTTGGCTTGGTGTCCCGTGTATTCATGCATTGTTTCTGGTTGTTCTTTGTCATCACCTATGCCCACATAATCTACAAAAGTCAAAGCCAGGGCAATATAATTTCCTACAAGAGACGTATTTCTGCAGGCAGCGGAGAGTTCCCACAGCAGAGATCAAAGATAATCAACTTCACCCGCCACTATAATGAATAGTGTTGGCCCTTTTCTCTCCCCTGAGAGGCAGAGCTCCCAGGTTCTCATGGTGGTTCTATTCCTTTGGGAGGAATGTGGCAAGAAATATGATTATAATCACAACTGGAACATCCTGCTCACTGAGGGTGCTTAGTTAAGGCACCTTGTTATTTAGCACAAAGATTGCTGTAACACAAAGGATACTGTTGGTGACCTGGGGTGGCTTTGTGCTATGGTTTTCCTTCCCGTGTCCTCTATGCTATGTTTCAGAtatgtaaacaaaaaaataaaaatagagaaaaatcattctttattttctttcttgagtcCTCCCTTGCCCAAATTTGTCAAGGACCACGCAAAGCACTCGGCGAATCAAAAGGTGTTTGTTAAACTTTTCTGGTCTGTCGCTGCGCTGGACACTAAGAGGATGCAGAAAAGTATAAGATCTGAGGCCTGACCTGGGGGATTTTTCAGTTTAACGGGAGAAACTAAATCACTGTTTATGAATCAATTAGCCAAACATATAAGACAGCACAAGATTACACATTATCACAGATCAACAAGCTTCGCTTTGTGTTCAGGTACAGAAGCTGTCAGAAGCAGTTtaagccagatagaaaaaaaACCTGAGCAAATTTCTTTCAAACATTAGACATTatgttaaatgtttatttatttaatagctCTCTTGAGGTATAACTGATATACAATAAGCTGCACatgtttaaagtatataatttgataagttttgacataagTATATCCCagtgaaactatcaccacaattGAATTTGTGAACATATGTATCATCCTCAAGTTTCCTCCTACTCTTTGCTTCCTGCTCCTTTCTGCACACACAACCCCCCACCATCACAAGGCACTGATTTGCTGTCACTATATATTAGTTTTcaaattctagaattttatataaatggaatcatacagtacatactctttttctgtctgacttctttcactcagcctaTGCTTTTAAGACTCATCCATGTCACTACGTAGATTGAGAGTTCATTCTTCATTGCTGAGTAGGATGCCATGGCATGAACGTACCACGGTCTGTTTATCCATTTGCCCATTGAAAGACATCTGGTGTTTTgcagtttggggcaattatgaataagaatgctataaacatttgtatacaagaCTTTGTATGGACTTATGAATTCATTCATCCTGGataaataccattttaactttttaggaaactgacaaacttttttctagagtggctgtaccattttatattcccactggcagtgtatgagaattccagttcctccacatccttgccagcacttaaTATGGATAATAAGTTTTTCAtgttagccattctagtgggtatatggtggtatctcattgtggtttttaactcgcatttctctaatgacaaatgatgttgaacatcttttcatgtgcttatttagcatgcttatatcttttttggtaaagtgttcaaatcttttgcccatttttaaaaattagggttttttgttttttggggtttttttttaggaagattagccctgagctaacatctgccgccaatcctcctttttttgatgtggaagactggccctgagctaacatcatgcccatcttcctctactttatatgtgggacgcctaccacaacatgatGTGCCAaacaatgccatgtctgcacccgggatctgaatcagcgaaccccgggctgccgaagcggaacgtgcgcacttaaccgctgtgccaccgagctggcccctaggggttgtttttattgttgaatttggggagttctttatattttctggatacaagtcctttatcagatacaggatttgcaaatatttttttccagtttgtgccttgtcttttcattcacttAAGAGCgtctttttggggctggccccgtggccgagtggttaagttcgcgcgctccgctgcaggcggcccagtgtttcgttggttcgagtcctgggcgcggacatggcactgctcatcagaccacgctgaggcagcgtcccacatgccacaactagaagaacccacaccgaagaatacacaactatgtactggggggctttggggagaaaaaggaaaaaaaaaaatctttaaaaaaaaaaaaaagagcgtctttttattttaaaagattttattttgtcctttttctccccaaagccccccagtacatagttgtatgttcttcgttgtgggtccttctagttatggcatgtgggacgcggcctcagtgtggttcgatgagcagtgccatgtccgcgcccaggattcgaaccaacgaaacactgggccacctacagCGGAGAGagcaaactgaaccactcggccatggggccagccccaagagtgtcttttgaagagcagagagatttttaatttcagtgaggTCCAATTatgaatttgttcttttatggatcaCACTTTCAGTTATTACACCCAGGAAATCTCTGCCTAACCCAAGATcgtgaagattttctcctatgttttcctctagaagctgtagttttaggttttatacTTAGATATATAATAccttttgagttttttttaatatatggtgAGAGATATAGATCAAAGTTCACTTTTTTGCACCTAGATATCTGGTTTTGCCAACAGTAATTGTTGAAAATATTATCCTTTCTCTACTGAATTAACTTTATATGTACTCACAtgcctatttctggactctattttaTTCCACTGATCTATTAGTCTATGTGCCGACGTCACTCTGTCTGGATTGTGGTAGCTTTATAAGTCTTTAAATCTCATTCTTCcatctgtgttctttttttaaagattggcacctgagctaacaactgctgccaatctttttctttttttccttcttcttctccccaaagccccccagtacatagtcatatatattctagttgtgagtgtctctggttgtgctatgtgggacgccgcctcagtgtggcctgatgagcagtgccatgtccgcgcccaggatccgaaccagcaaaaccctgggccacccaagcagagcgcgcgaagtgaaccactcagccacggggccggcccctccatgtgttctttttcaaaattgttttggctattctgcatcctttgcatttccctatgaatttagaatcagcttagaatttctatttttaaaaagcctaatgggattttgattggaattgcattgaatctataagatcaatttggggagaactgacagcTCAGCAATATTGCATCTTCTAACCCATGAAAACAGTCTCTCTCCAGGCacttaagtcttctttaatttctctcaacgatgctttgtagttttcaatgtacaaatctttcacatcttttgtcaCATTCGTCttcaagtattttatatttttgatgctattgtaaatggcgttatttcttaaatttcaattccaattgtttgtttttagcatatagaaatacaattatttgTATATTGATCCTGTATCCTGCAATACTGCTAAACTCATGTATTAGGTCAAATCatgtttttgtagattccatcagATTTTCTGCATAGTGAaccatgttgtctgcaaatagggaccgttttccttcttcctcttcctgccttaCTGCACTTGCTAGcgcctccagtacaatgttgaatagaagtagtgaaaAGGGGCATTATTCTCTTGTTCCTGGTTTTGGAGGGAAAGCACTCAGTCTTTCTCCATTAGGTATggtgttagctgtagattttcgTAGTTGTCCTGTATCAGGTTGAAGAAATCCCCTTCTAGTCCTGCTCTgttgaaagttttttaaaatcagaaataaatgttgCATATcgtcaaatgttttttctacatatattgagattattttttaatgattaacAGGGTGAACTACCTTGATAGggtttcaaatgttaaaccaaccatggcattcctgggataaactctaCTTGGTCATCATGtacaatcctttttatatgttgttggattAGATTTGTTAAATTTTGCTTAGAattttttgcgtctatgttcatgggggatattggtctgtagttttcttcttcaATGTCCccgtcaggttttggtatcagagtaatgcttgCTTCATAGAAagcagtattttttccttttaaattttctgtaagaGTTTATGTAAAATtggtatttatttcttccttaaatctttGATAGGATTCAGCAGTGAAGCCTTCTGGACCTGGAATTTTCTCTGTGGGAAGTTTTTAACTAcgaattcaattttttaaaaaacagatatagGACTATTGagcttatctatttcttcttgaataagCTTTAGCAGTTtgtgttttttaagaaatttgtccattttacaTAAGTTATCAAATTTCTTGCCATAAagctgttcataatattcccttatctttttttaaaaaaagattttatttttcctttttctcccaaagcccccctggtacatagttgtgtatttttagttgtgggtccttccagttgtggcgtgtgggatgcctcctcagcatggtctgatgagtggtgccatgtctgcacccaggatttgaaccagcgaaaccctgggctgccgaagcggagcgcgagaatttaaccactcggccaccgggctagCTccctattattctttttaatatctgtGGAATGTGTAGTGAAGTCACTGCTCTCCTTCCTGATAttgttattttgtatttctctcttttttttttcctctaatcaGCCTGACTagagatttattaatttttaataaaaccagcttttggtttcattgattttatctcttct
Coding sequences:
- the TMEM217 gene encoding transmembrane protein 217; translation: MRQQHWWGMTAKMGTVLSGVFTIVATDMYLIFEQKHLRSSNCTEINTRPKSNIMLINQFIICRSFNIVFFLSSITIMVSCLLLYSIYAQMYRGLVTYAIWILFYEIASIVIQFFTDNDSSIAEVRFIRWFGLVSRVFMHCFWLFFVITYAHIIYKSQSQGNIISYKRRISAGSGEFPQQRSKIINFTRHYNE